From a region of the Bacteroidales bacterium genome:
- a CDS encoding T9SS type A sorting domain-containing protein, giving the protein MKQLLFILTVSLSIITAQGQILNGSFENGSNPDLSNWEWTCGAISFNNAPTGGGNWCIKVNGGNTQGCFPGYAYQKIPTITNGQTYMLSGWAFAQTSPPIGLYFGKINNGIITLQAGDTTYSTSWTQLNVQSSFSLSTGDTALVVLYGGLVGGPIQGYGYFDLINLQQVTGINSLEQKQSAKIFPNPFNNQTTLQTDNILKNATLSVYNCFGQTIKKIRNISGQTITINRDNLPSGVYFIRLTQDNKIIATNKLIIAD; this is encoded by the coding sequence ATGAAACAACTTTTATTCATCTTGACAGTATCTCTCAGTATTATAACTGCACAGGGACAAATTTTAAATGGTAGTTTTGAAAATGGTTCAAATCCTGACTTATCAAATTGGGAATGGACTTGCGGTGCAATTTCGTTTAATAATGCACCGACAGGTGGAGGCAATTGGTGCATTAAAGTTAATGGTGGAAACACGCAAGGATGTTTTCCGGGCTACGCTTACCAAAAAATTCCTACAATTACAAATGGACAAACATATATGCTTTCTGGATGGGCGTTTGCACAAACATCACCACCTATCGGACTTTATTTTGGTAAAATAAATAACGGAATTATTACACTTCAAGCAGGGGACACAACATATTCAACTTCGTGGACACAGTTAAATGTTCAATCAAGTTTTTCTCTTTCTACTGGAGATACTGCACTGGTAGTTTTATATGGCGGACTTGTAGGCGGACCTATTCAAGGTTACGGTTACTTTGACTTGATAAACCTTCAGCAAGTGACAGGAATAAATTCTCTTGAACAAAAACAGTCAGCTAAAATTTTCCCTAACCCATTCAACAATCAAACAACTTTGCAGACAGACAATATTTTAAAAAACGCAACTCTTTCGGTTTACAATTGTTTTGGGCAGACAATAAAAAAAATAAGAAATATTTCGGGGCAGACAATTACTATTAACCGAGACAATTTACCAAGCGGAGTTTATTTTATTCGCCTAACACAAGACAATAAAATAATAGCAACAAACAAATTAATAATCGCTGATTGA
- a CDS encoding zinc-binding dehydrogenase gives MSYKRIIITDFGEPEVMQLIEEKTLPEPKQGEVRIKVLKTSANFTDVMIRKGKYPDVKDKPPFTLGYDMVGIVDKLGEGSTEFQVGDKVADMTVIGAYSEYICLPETKLTRVPDNIDSSEAVTLILSYMTAYQMLHRIAKISEEKTILIHGAAGAVGIAMLQLGKLLNLKMYGTASKSKHAIVTKYGGIPIDYKSEDFMKRVHELSSEGVDAVFDPIGGENFKKSFKTLKPGGILVAFGFYNAVMGKGGNIPFEFMKILLWNILPNNRKSSFYSIGGLRKKHPEWFKEDLINLFELLENGDIKPEIANHFTLDKAIEAHYKIENAEIEGKIVFDVS, from the coding sequence ATGAGTTATAAGCGTATAATCATAACAGATTTTGGAGAACCAGAAGTTATGCAGTTAATTGAAGAAAAAACTTTACCCGAACCTAAGCAGGGTGAGGTGAGAATTAAAGTTTTGAAAACAAGTGCAAATTTTACTGATGTTATGATACGCAAAGGTAAATATCCTGATGTTAAGGACAAACCACCTTTTACTCTTGGATACGATATGGTTGGTATCGTAGATAAATTGGGCGAAGGTTCAACAGAATTTCAGGTTGGTGACAAAGTTGCTGATATGACAGTAATTGGAGCGTATTCTGAGTACATTTGTCTGCCTGAGACAAAATTAACTCGTGTACCTGACAATATTGATTCCTCAGAAGCTGTTACTTTGATTCTCTCATATATGACAGCTTACCAAATGTTGCATCGAATAGCAAAAATTTCAGAGGAGAAAACTATTCTTATTCATGGTGCTGCCGGTGCAGTTGGAATAGCCATGCTACAATTAGGCAAACTTCTTAACCTTAAAATGTATGGAACAGCCTCTAAGTCAAAACATGCCATTGTAACTAAGTATGGTGGAATACCGATAGATTATAAAAGCGAGGATTTTATGAAGCGCGTTCATGAATTGTCAAGTGAAGGTGTTGATGCTGTTTTTGACCCCATTGGTGGTGAAAATTTTAAAAAATCATTTAAAACTCTAAAACCTGGAGGAATATTGGTTGCATTTGGATTTTACAATGCAGTTATGGGTAAAGGTGGTAATATACCATTTGAGTTTATGAAAATATTATTATGGAACATTTTACCTAACAATAGAAAGTCATCTTTTTATTCTATTGGCGGATTACGGAAAAAGCATCCTGAATGGTTTAAAGAAGATTTAATTAATTTATTTGAATTGTTAGAAAATGGGGATATTAAGCCAGAAATTGCAAATCATTTCACATTAGATAAAGCAATTGAAGCTCATTATAAAATTGAAAATGCTGAGATTGAGGGCAAAATTGTCTTCGATGTCTCGTAA